In a single window of the Candidatus Saccharimonadales bacterium genome:
- a CDS encoding type II secretion system protein codes for MLLDQIKKIKQQRGDTIIEVLLSVSILGLVLAMSFTSSSRSLNAGTDAANRNQALAYAQEQVELLRTAANDGAIKDFPTNGSAFCIDPSTGGQQNVGSDGLCHLNGESIFGVAIKYDSSNQVYNVAAQWQGINIEDQVSLYYQVPADPITTTPNVNVSISASPAVISYGESSQLSWNVTTNTASATCNASGAWSGPKANSGTLNLNNITTSQTYSLTCVAADGSSMTRSAKIYVSPLPAPTINFSASPNPVTRGNRVTLTWTTSNATDCRADGGPWGGDKGTRGSEASVPLNSDTTFALNCTGQPGAPSKRVTQSVTTVDVAPVVTTLTPIVYGNGNVYFRSNINPNGYATTAWYEWSINSNMSGCTLTTSAFSEPAVNYAITDTRYGSYWGNGTPVNYYNCNSYEYFYRVCAYNNYNPSNIVCGDPVLFGMLAPSVTTGGATHDVKAGVSNSSGWELAGTVNPNATNVDSCYFKWDNDSDLNNGEQITNCSSLPGGGAGNVGVGTHIDLDWAYRGEEDNRNFYYQLCAHNSVGTSCGSVQSFHTQ; via the coding sequence ATGCTCCTAGACCAAATCAAAAAAATCAAGCAGCAACGTGGCGATACGATCATTGAGGTTTTATTGTCGGTTTCTATCCTTGGTCTAGTGCTAGCCATGTCATTTACTTCGTCGTCACGAAGTCTTAATGCTGGTACCGATGCGGCTAACCGCAATCAAGCTTTGGCTTATGCTCAGGAACAAGTAGAGCTTCTTAGAACTGCGGCCAATGACGGCGCTATCAAAGATTTTCCAACTAACGGCAGCGCCTTTTGCATCGATCCTTCAACTGGCGGCCAACAAAATGTCGGCAGCGACGGCCTTTGCCACCTCAACGGTGAGAGTATTTTTGGAGTAGCTATAAAGTATGACTCGTCTAACCAGGTCTATAACGTGGCTGCGCAGTGGCAGGGAATAAATATCGAGGATCAAGTCAGCCTTTATTACCAAGTGCCGGCCGACCCGATTACTACTACACCCAATGTCAACGTCTCAATTTCTGCTTCACCAGCCGTTATTTCTTACGGTGAGTCTAGCCAGCTATCTTGGAATGTGACAACTAATACGGCCAGCGCTACCTGCAACGCTTCTGGCGCCTGGTCGGGGCCCAAAGCTAACTCGGGCACGCTAAACCTTAACAATATTACAACTTCACAAACTTATAGTCTGACATGCGTAGCAGCCGATGGCTCGTCAATGACCCGCAGTGCTAAGATCTATGTTTCACCCTTGCCGGCCCCTACTATCAATTTTTCTGCCTCGCCCAATCCCGTTACTCGGGGTAATAGGGTAACGCTGACTTGGACAACCTCCAACGCTACTGATTGCCGGGCCGATGGCGGACCGTGGGGTGGCGATAAAGGTACCAGGGGCAGCGAGGCAAGCGTACCTTTAAACTCCGACACAACCTTCGCCTTAAATTGCACTGGCCAACCCGGTGCTCCGTCAAAACGCGTGACGCAATCGGTAACCACTGTGGATGTCGCCCCGGTCGTCACTACTTTGACGCCCATTGTCTATGGCAATGGCAATGTTTATTTCAGGAGCAATATCAACCCGAATGGTTATGCCACTACCGCCTGGTATGAATGGAGTATTAATTCCAATATGAGCGGCTGCACTCTAACTACCTCGGCTTTTAGCGAGCCAGCAGTCAATTACGCTATCACCGATACGCGCTACGGTTCTTACTGGGGCAATGGCACACCTGTGAATTACTACAACTGTAATAGTTACGAGTATTTTTACAGGGTTTGCGCCTATAACAATTACAATCCAAGCAATATTGTCTGTGGCGACCCGGTACTATTTGGCATGCTGGCCCCAAGTGTAACTACCGGCGGAGCAACGCACGATGTTAAGGCTGGCGTATCAAATTCTTCTGGTTGGGAGCTGGCCGGCACCGTCAACCCTAACGCCACTAATGTGGACAGCTGTTACTTCAAGTGGGATAACGACAGCGATTTAAATAACGGCGAGCAAATTACTAACTGTAGCTCACTGCCTGGTGGTGGTGCCGGTAATGTTGGCGTCGGTACGCATATTGACCTAGACTGGGCCTACCGCGGCGAAGAAGATAATCGCAATTTCTACTACCAACTATGTGCCCACAACAGTGTTGGCACTAGCTGCGGGAGCGTGCAATCCTTCCACACCCAATAA